Proteins found in one Rhodobacteraceae bacterium D3-12 genomic segment:
- a CDS encoding hemerythrin domain-containing protein, giving the protein MKWKEAYATGDALVDKQHKSLFAFSEEFREVLDHANGDKTYDLFLEFLNEYAEVHFSFEDSCMMAHRCPIADRNRKEHGSFRRLIETEQHAYTADGFDRARAYALLDQIDHWLDSHIARIDVQLKDSIAAGRQC; this is encoded by the coding sequence ATGAAATGGAAAGAAGCCTACGCAACAGGCGACGCGCTCGTCGACAAACAGCATAAATCGCTTTTTGCCTTCTCCGAAGAGTTCCGCGAGGTGCTCGACCACGCCAATGGCGACAAAACCTATGATCTTTTTCTAGAATTCCTGAACGAATACGCCGAAGTCCATTTCAGCTTTGAAGACAGCTGCATGATGGCCCACCGCTGCCCCATCGCCGACAGGAATCGCAAAGAACACGGCTCTTTCCGGCGGCTGATCGAAACCGAACAGCACGCCTATACCGCTGACGGGTTTGACCGCGCACGCGCTTATGCTCTGCTCGACCAGATCGACCATTGGCTCGACAGCCACATCGCCCGCATCGACGTGCAGCTCAAAGACAGCATCGCCGCAGGGCGGCAATGCTGA
- a CDS encoding class I SAM-dependent methyltransferase, whose product MVNLGPADLIGWLTSQCDAQVHCVECGAGAAEISAFLAPRFHSVTATDIAPPRGAMRAAKKAGYAYLTASAETLPFEDHSVDLVISMQALHHFDVEGHLNEASRILRQGGVFVALAWGELQLPDAVAETYAPVFRALEKYWEPERDWVVSGYSDLDFNGRPIVLPAARMQKKMSYDDLDRHIGELSATRSAREAGSPLPQIDRSKYQLDEPFEVSWPLVGRAFKSLSCPR is encoded by the coding sequence ATGGTAAATCTTGGGCCAGCCGATCTTATCGGTTGGCTCACCTCTCAATGCGATGCGCAAGTTCATTGCGTGGAGTGCGGTGCGGGTGCGGCAGAGATCTCCGCCTTTCTCGCACCGCGGTTCCATAGTGTTACGGCGACTGACATTGCGCCTCCACGCGGGGCTATGCGTGCCGCAAAAAAGGCGGGCTACGCTTATTTAACTGCCTCGGCCGAGACCCTTCCGTTTGAAGATCATTCGGTGGACTTGGTGATTTCTATGCAGGCGCTTCACCATTTCGATGTCGAGGGCCATTTGAACGAAGCCAGTCGCATCTTGCGCCAAGGCGGTGTGTTTGTTGCCCTTGCATGGGGTGAGTTACAATTGCCAGACGCGGTGGCAGAGACATACGCCCCAGTCTTTCGGGCATTGGAAAAATATTGGGAGCCCGAACGAGATTGGGTCGTGAGTGGATACAGCGATCTGGATTTCAATGGGCGGCCCATAGTTTTACCCGCGGCGAGAATGCAGAAAAAGATGAGTTACGATGATCTTGATCGGCATATCGGTGAGTTGAGTGCAACGAGGTCGGCGAGAGAGGCAGGCAGTCCGCTGCCACAAATTGACCGCTCGAAATACCAATTGGACGAGCCATTTGAGGTGAGTTGGCCATTGGTGGGACGTGCCTTTAAGTCACTTAGCTGCCCCCGATAA
- a CDS encoding 3-methyl-2-oxobutanoate hydroxymethyltransferase yields the protein MATVDFEEQLYMLEGVLRGATSPFIICNMPNTTASISIEESVRNAAKVVKLGADGVHIEPSMGTVEHIRAIVAAGIPVVGHFGVQGERAVMNSGHAPAGRTAEDAKAILELVHASIDAGIFAALFEHTSVELTKYCYENLPVAVASLGSGPYAHGIFHVSSDIIGCSVFPIPPKREVFGDVWGEMEKAYAAYYNAASGGQFPNPDLSHTMHDGELAKFLESVG from the coding sequence ATGGCTACCGTAGATTTTGAAGAACAGCTTTACATGCTTGAAGGCGTTCTGCGGGGGGCAACGTCACCTTTCATTATTTGTAACATGCCAAACACGACCGCCAGCATCTCGATCGAAGAATCCGTTCGTAACGCGGCTAAGGTTGTGAAGTTGGGCGCAGACGGGGTTCACATTGAACCCTCAATGGGCACGGTCGAACATATTCGTGCGATTGTGGCCGCGGGTATTCCCGTTGTCGGGCACTTTGGCGTGCAGGGCGAGCGGGCTGTGATGAACTCTGGCCACGCACCTGCCGGGCGAACGGCAGAAGATGCCAAGGCCATTCTGGAGCTTGTGCATGCCTCGATTGATGCAGGCATCTTTGCGGCGTTGTTTGAGCATACGTCGGTCGAGTTGACAAAATACTGTTACGAAAATCTGCCCGTCGCGGTTGCCAGCCTTGGATCGGGTCCATACGCGCACGGTATTTTCCACGTCTCCAGCGACATCATCGGTTGTTCGGTCTTTCCGATTCCGCCAAAGCGCGAAGTGTTTGGGGATGTGTGGGGCGAAATGGAGAAAGCCTACGCAGCCTATTACAATGCTGCCAGTGGTGGGCAATTCCCGAACCCCGACCTTTCGCACACCATGCATGATGGCGAGCTCGCCAAGTTCTTGGAATCTGTCGGCTGA